The proteins below are encoded in one region of Silene latifolia isolate original U9 population chromosome 2, ASM4854445v1, whole genome shotgun sequence:
- the LOC141642663 gene encoding transcription factor MYB102-like isoform X2: MKRGLQRCGKSCRLRWTNYLRPDIKRGRFSFEEEESIIQLHSILGNKWSAIAARLPGRTDNEIKNYWNTNIRKRLLRMGIDPVTHSPRLDLLDLSSIFANSPHFNNSITSSQMHMSRLLGLQQPVVNPQLLKLATSLLSSQRQNPNSSLMEHFRENGPFSNNSHIQYGFSNTMTQSTQIQIPIQNPIPTPTTMTTTATTTTTSDTNVEPPFNESQLMDPTFEQYPTNIPNLDAQNFEQWQSNGFVNMGPSNLGYDGSHQTLVDPSCISDESMLHQNFMSYTPSVMSTPSSSFTQLNSSSNSTSYAYTSGTEDEKESYCSEMIKFEIPDFLDVNQFHYVTSDKLLL; the protein is encoded by the exons GCCTTCAAAGATGTGGTAAGAGCTGCCGCCTTCGTTGGACGAACTATCTACGGCCAGACATCAAGAGAGGAAGATTTTCATTTGAAGAAGAGGAGTCTATAATTCAGCTACACAGTATCTTAGGCAATAA ATGGTCGGCTATTGCTGCTCGCTTACCAGGAAGAACAGACAACGAAATCAAGAATTATTGGAACACAAATATTAGGAAGAGGTTGCTTCGGATGGGAATCGATCCCGTGACCCACAGCCCTCGCCTTGACCTTCTTGACCTCTCTTCCATCTTTGCTAACTCACCTCACTTCAACAATTCAATAACATCTTCTCAAATGCACATGTCAAGATTGCTTGGCTTGCAACAACCTGTTGTTAACCCACAACTCCTAAAACTAGCCACTTCCCTTCTTTCGTCACAACGACAAAACCCGAATTCTTCTCTTATGGAACATTTTCGTGAAAACGGGCCGTTCTCCAACAATTCTCATATACAGTATGGCTTCAGTAACACAATGACACAGAGTACTCAAATCCAAATCCCAATCCAAAATCCAATCCCGACTCCCACTACAATGACGACTACTGCCACAACTACAACTACAAGTGATACAAATGTTGAACCACCTTTTAACGAATCTCAATTAATGGACCCTACTTTTGAACAATACCCAACAAATATTCCCAACTTGGATGCTCAAAACTTCGAGCAATGGCAGAGTAATGGTTTTGTTAATATGGGCCCTTCAAATCTTGGCTATGATGGCTCTCATCAAACTCTTGTGGACCCAAGTTGCATCTCTGATGAATCTATGTTACACCAAAACTTCATGAGCTACACACCATCAGTTATGTCTACTCCATCTTCGAGCTTTACTCAATTGAATTCAAGCTCGAATTCTACTTCGTATGCCTACACCAGTGGGACTGAAGATGAAAAGGAAAGCTATTGTAGTGAGATGATCAAGTTTGAAATCCCTGATTTTCTTGATGTTAACCAGTTTCATTATGTTACTTCAGACAAACTGTTATTGTAA